The proteins below are encoded in one region of Streptomyces ficellus:
- a CDS encoding ABC transporter permease, whose translation MAARPLPLSIDECELRAEGRSALKTSPPGPITTPADAGLPRSGAPGGRHRPRNGHGRAVRERQHTIGILRALGFRAWMVKRSFLWESAVIAVEGIVLGSLLGVLITWLMYRNSAAFEGLDGGFPLESTSIGVLAAATFAAFLLATIGTARRAAAIRPALAIRVSEDAVPRGRAARSSPSWRRGLMTGPTPAIPFRSRLVSCPAGLRAIGTMEHRAPGVERGSAASDWRLDLNRGSSAQSWHRRGRQ comes from the coding sequence ATCGCGGCCCGCCCTCTGCCACTCAGCATCGACGAGTGCGAGCTCCGTGCAGAGGGCCGTTCGGCCCTCAAGACCAGTCCGCCCGGGCCCATCACCACTCCCGCCGATGCGGGGCTTCCTCGCTCTGGGGCTCCTGGTGGGCGTCACCGGCCTCGGAATGGTCATGGTCGCGCCGTACGCGAACGGCAGCACACGATCGGCATCCTGCGCGCCCTCGGCTTCAGGGCCTGGATGGTAAAGCGCTCCTTCCTGTGGGAGAGCGCCGTCATCGCCGTAGAGGGCATCGTGCTCGGATCGCTGCTCGGGGTGCTGATCACATGGCTGATGTACCGCAACAGCGCCGCGTTCGAGGGGCTCGACGGAGGATTCCCCCTCGAGTCGACCAGCATTGGCGTCCTGGCGGCCGCGACCTTCGCTGCCTTCCTGCTGGCCACCATCGGAACGGCACGCCGCGCGGCCGCAATCCGCCCGGCCCTTGCCATACGGGTCAGCGAAGACGCGGTACCGCGCGGGCGAGCCGCCCGGTCGTCGCCGTCGTGGAGACGGGGGCTCATGACGGGCCCCACTCCGGCGATCCCCTTCCGCTCCCGCCTTGTGTCCTGTCCAGCCGGCCTGCGCGCAATTGGCACTATGGAACACAGAGCACCCGGCGTGGAACGGGGTTCGGCAGCTAGTGACTGGAGGCTGGACTTGAACAGAGGCAGCTCGGCACAGTCCTGGCACCGCCGCGGTCGCCAGTGA
- a CDS encoding 2-hydroxyacid dehydrogenase — protein MAEIVAYGVLPDERPLLETALEGRSRLRCLELFLNDDTAPTATGYEIVSSSVNDALDAGVLRILAQGGTRMIVQRSTGYNNIDVEEARRLGIGVARVSYYSPYAVAEFAWALALAVNRRLVRATGRTREFDFRLTGLMGRDLHGRTVGVLGTGKIGTAFTRIAHGFGMRLLGWDLTENAECRKLGMEYVERDRLFAEADLISLHVPLVPDTHHLVDAAALGLMKRDAILINTSRGGLIDAPALVETLRAGRLDGVGLDVYEEEAGVFFLDKSLEVMTDDVLARLMTFRNVLITSHQAYFTQDAVGQIIDTTVRNIEDYLAGHTSDNTLVPPATRP, from the coding sequence ATGGCTGAGATCGTCGCGTACGGGGTGCTGCCCGACGAGCGTCCGCTGTTGGAGACGGCGCTTGAGGGACGGAGCCGTCTGCGCTGCCTCGAGCTGTTCCTCAACGACGACACCGCGCCGACGGCCACCGGTTACGAGATCGTCAGCAGTAGCGTGAACGACGCGCTGGACGCGGGTGTCCTGCGGATCCTCGCCCAGGGCGGCACACGGATGATCGTTCAGCGCTCCACCGGCTACAACAACATCGACGTCGAAGAGGCCCGCAGGCTCGGCATCGGTGTGGCCCGGGTGTCGTACTACTCCCCGTACGCCGTGGCCGAGTTCGCCTGGGCCTTGGCCCTCGCGGTGAACCGCCGCTTGGTCCGGGCGACGGGCCGGACCCGGGAATTCGATTTCCGGCTCACCGGTCTGATGGGACGTGACTTGCACGGCCGTACCGTCGGCGTCCTGGGTACGGGCAAGATCGGCACCGCCTTCACCCGGATCGCCCACGGCTTCGGCATGCGCCTGCTCGGCTGGGACCTCACCGAGAATGCCGAATGCCGAAAGCTGGGCATGGAGTACGTCGAGCGAGACCGGCTGTTCGCGGAGGCCGACCTGATCAGCCTGCACGTGCCGCTGGTGCCGGATACCCATCACCTGGTGGACGCCGCCGCACTGGGGCTCATGAAACGCGACGCCATCCTGATCAACACCAGCCGCGGCGGCCTTATCGACGCACCGGCCCTGGTGGAGACGCTGCGTGCCGGCCGCCTCGACGGTGTGGGGCTGGACGTCTACGAGGAGGAAGCCGGTGTCTTCTTCCTCGACAAGTCCCTGGAGGTGATGACCGATGACGTTCTTGCCCGCCTGATGACGTTCCGGAACGTGCTGATCACCTCCCACCAGGCTTACTTCACGCAGGACGCCGTCGGACAGATCATCGACACCACCGTGCGTAACATCGAGGACTATCTCGCAGGGCACACCAGCGACAACACCCTCGTGCCACCGGCCACTCGCCCGTAA
- a CDS encoding glycoside hydrolase family 65 protein, which translates to MPENMPETNHTWEYEGYEPGRERLREALCTLGNGYMATRGAAPECAADEVHYPGTYVAGCYDRLTSTVAGRQVENEDIVNLPNWLPLRFRMSSPQGDTPWFTPDSGALREHRQHLDLRTGTLERTTKYEADGRVLAVRQLRLVHMGDPHLAALRTEFTAEGGWSGDIEVEAALDGSVTNSGVARYQQLDGRHLVHVNAGDGPSDTTWLRCRTSTSDIRIGLAARTTADTGVVEAGTAHEPLRAVQRLRLRLSATGGAHAVDKVIALYTSRDPAISDPLHAAIDAVGRAPSFPALMESHRAAWLQLWRRSDLDVPGDAGRVLRLHLFHVLQTLSPHTAELDVGVPARGLHGEAYRGHVFWDELFVLPYLNLHLPEVSRALLLYRHRRLPRALNAARDAGRKGALYPWQSGSDGREETQQLHLNPRSGHWLPDHSHLQHHVGSAIAYNVWKYYEASGDSEFLHTKGAEMLTQIARFWADSATYDADTRRYRIRGVLGPDEYHDSYPGSHTPGLDDNAYTNVCAAWVLTRALHVLRELPAPRRVELCERTGLDHTELALWEEVSRKLRVPFHGGVISQFEGFGELAELDWEGYRARYGNVRRLDRILEAEGDTVNRYQASKQADVLMLGYLFSPPELAAIFSRLGYGLDDVTWSRTVDYYLHRTSHGSTLSGLVHGWVLARVRRDDAWAYVQEALEGDVADLQGGTTEEGIHLGAMAGTIDLVQRGLTGLETRGGALWLDPVPSPRFTEYGFSVRYQGHWGVQLRVRPGSLRISVPPSDMSPIDIRLPDRAVTVEPGDSTVLTLVQP; encoded by the coding sequence ATGCCGGAGAACATGCCGGAGACGAACCACACCTGGGAGTACGAAGGGTACGAGCCCGGTCGGGAGCGTTTGCGTGAGGCGTTGTGCACCCTCGGCAACGGTTACATGGCGACCAGGGGCGCGGCACCCGAGTGTGCGGCCGACGAGGTGCACTACCCCGGTACGTACGTCGCCGGCTGCTACGACAGGCTCACCTCGACCGTCGCGGGCCGTCAGGTCGAGAACGAGGACATCGTCAACCTGCCGAACTGGCTGCCGCTACGGTTCCGGATGTCCAGCCCGCAGGGCGACACCCCGTGGTTCACCCCCGACAGCGGGGCCCTGCGCGAGCACCGTCAGCATCTCGACCTGCGCACCGGAACCCTGGAGCGCACGACGAAGTACGAGGCCGACGGTCGCGTGCTCGCGGTACGCCAGCTCCGCCTCGTACACATGGGGGATCCCCACCTTGCGGCTCTGCGGACCGAGTTCACCGCCGAAGGCGGGTGGTCCGGCGACATCGAGGTGGAAGCCGCCCTCGACGGCTCCGTGACCAACAGCGGTGTCGCCCGCTACCAGCAGCTCGACGGCCGGCACCTGGTTCATGTGAACGCTGGGGACGGCCCATCCGACACCACGTGGCTGCGGTGCAGGACCAGTACCTCGGACATCCGGATCGGCCTGGCGGCCCGTACGACGGCCGACACTGGCGTGGTCGAGGCCGGCACAGCACATGAGCCGTTGCGGGCCGTCCAGCGCCTGCGCCTGCGGCTTTCCGCGACGGGTGGTGCCCACGCGGTCGACAAGGTCATCGCCCTGTACACGTCCAGGGACCCCGCCATCAGCGATCCGCTCCACGCGGCGATCGACGCGGTCGGACGCGCACCGTCCTTTCCGGCGCTGATGGAGTCACACAGAGCAGCCTGGCTTCAACTGTGGCGCCGGTCGGACCTGGACGTGCCGGGCGATGCCGGCCGAGTCCTGCGGCTGCACCTCTTCCATGTGCTTCAGACGCTGTCGCCGCACACCGCCGAACTGGACGTCGGCGTCCCGGCAAGGGGCCTCCACGGCGAGGCGTACCGCGGCCACGTCTTCTGGGACGAGCTGTTCGTCCTGCCGTACCTGAACCTGCATCTGCCCGAGGTGTCGCGTGCCCTGTTGCTCTACCGGCATCGACGACTGCCGCGAGCGCTGAACGCGGCGCGCGACGCAGGCAGGAAGGGAGCCCTCTACCCGTGGCAGAGCGGCAGCGACGGCCGCGAGGAAACCCAGCAACTGCACCTCAACCCCCGCTCCGGGCACTGGCTGCCAGACCACTCGCACCTCCAGCACCACGTGGGTTCGGCCATCGCGTACAACGTGTGGAAGTACTACGAGGCGAGTGGGGACAGTGAGTTCCTGCACACCAAGGGCGCCGAGATGCTGACACAGATCGCCCGCTTCTGGGCCGACTCCGCCACCTACGACGCCGACACCCGGCGATACCGCATCCGCGGAGTGCTGGGGCCCGACGAGTATCACGACTCCTACCCGGGCTCCCACACTCCCGGCCTGGACGACAACGCCTACACCAACGTCTGCGCTGCCTGGGTGCTCACCCGGGCTCTGCACGTACTCCGGGAGCTCCCCGCACCGCGCCGCGTGGAACTGTGCGAACGGACCGGCCTCGACCACACGGAGCTGGCTCTGTGGGAGGAGGTGTCGCGCAAGCTCCGCGTGCCCTTCCACGGCGGCGTGATCAGCCAGTTCGAGGGCTTCGGTGAACTGGCCGAACTCGACTGGGAGGGTTACCGCGCCCGTTACGGCAACGTCCGCCGCCTGGACCGGATCCTGGAGGCCGAGGGTGACACGGTCAACCGGTACCAGGCGTCCAAGCAAGCAGACGTCCTCATGCTCGGTTACCTCTTCTCGCCGCCCGAGCTGGCCGCCATCTTCAGCCGACTGGGTTACGGACTGGACGACGTGACCTGGAGCCGTACGGTCGACTACTACCTGCACCGCACCAGCCACGGCTCGACGCTCAGCGGGCTGGTCCACGGCTGGGTACTGGCACGCGTACGCCGGGACGATGCGTGGGCATACGTCCAAGAAGCCCTGGAAGGCGACGTGGCCGACCTTCAGGGCGGTACAACGGAAGAGGGCATCCACCTGGGCGCCATGGCGGGGACCATCGACCTCGTGCAGCGCGGCCTCACCGGCCTGGAAACCCGGGGAGGCGCCCTGTGGCTCGACCCCGTGCCGTCGCCGCGATTCACCGAGTACGGCTTCTCCGTCCGCTACCAAGGGCACTGGGGTGTCCAGCTCCGGGTCCGCCCGGGCAGCCTGCGGATCAGTGTGCCGCCTTCGGACATGTCACCGATCGACATCCGGCTGCCCGACCGTGCCGTGACCGTGGAGCCGGGGGATTCGACGGTGCTCACGCTGGTTCAGCCGTGA
- a CDS encoding response regulator has protein sequence MTDSSSSSTEDAPVTVFLLDDHEVVRRGVHDLLDAEPDLTVVGEAGTAEQALVRIPALRPQVAVLDVRLPDGDGVSVCRELRSRMPDLACLMLTSFDDEEALLDAIMAGASGYVLKQITGTDLVNAVRTVASGQSMLDPGATARVMARLRGGSPKEEHPQGLPGLTDREREILALVGEGLTNREIGKELYLAEKTVKNNISRLLAKLGVERRVQAAVIATQALADQGGHSGSTATRDGRRRS, from the coding sequence ATGACGGACAGCAGCAGCAGCTCCACCGAGGACGCACCGGTCACGGTGTTCCTTCTCGACGACCACGAGGTGGTGCGCCGTGGGGTGCACGACCTCCTGGACGCCGAACCGGACCTGACCGTGGTCGGCGAAGCGGGCACGGCGGAACAGGCACTGGTTCGCATTCCGGCCCTGCGCCCGCAGGTGGCCGTTCTGGACGTGCGTCTGCCGGACGGGGACGGTGTGAGCGTCTGCCGGGAGCTGCGCTCTCGGATGCCGGACCTCGCCTGCCTGATGCTGACCTCCTTCGACGACGAAGAAGCGCTGCTCGACGCGATCATGGCGGGCGCATCCGGGTATGTCCTCAAACAGATCACCGGCACCGACCTGGTCAACGCCGTGCGCACGGTCGCGTCCGGCCAATCGATGCTCGACCCCGGTGCCACGGCTCGGGTGATGGCCCGGCTGAGGGGCGGCTCTCCCAAGGAAGAGCATCCGCAGGGTTTGCCCGGGCTGACGGATCGGGAGCGGGAGATTCTCGCCCTGGTCGGCGAGGGGCTCACCAACCGCGAGATCGGCAAGGAGCTCTACCTCGCCGAAAAGACGGTCAAGAACAACATCTCCCGGCTCCTGGCCAAGCTGGGCGTGGAACGCCGGGTGCAGGCCGCGGTCATCGCCACCCAAGCACTGGCTGACCAAGGAGGCCACAGCGGCTCGACCGCGACCCGGGACGGCCGACGGCGGAGCTGA
- a CDS encoding pyridoxamine 5'-phosphate oxidase family protein yields the protein MNDAATHRTVGGHDGAVAPRHLAPLDRDEALRLLGTVSLGRIVFSQQALPAVRPVNHLMDGEDIVVRLHDGASLASIVAPTDATGVVVAYEADVIDPVTHLGWSVVVTGYARLVTDERDLARYAAALRPWAQHDAMNAALRIRPDLVTGSRLIAEPAHPAPRTERTVDDS from the coding sequence ATGAACGACGCAGCCACGCATCGAACGGTGGGCGGCCACGATGGGGCGGTGGCACCCCGGCACCTGGCACCGCTCGACCGCGACGAAGCCCTGAGGTTGCTGGGCACCGTTTCGCTGGGGCGCATCGTCTTCAGCCAGCAGGCCCTGCCGGCTGTCCGGCCGGTCAACCACCTCATGGACGGTGAGGACATCGTCGTCCGGTTGCACGACGGCGCGTCGCTCGCCTCCATCGTGGCTCCGACCGACGCCACGGGGGTCGTGGTGGCCTACGAGGCGGACGTCATCGACCCGGTGACGCATCTCGGCTGGAGCGTCGTCGTCACCGGATACGCCCGCCTGGTCACCGACGAACGTGACCTCGCCCGCTATGCGGCGGCCCTCCGCCCCTGGGCGCAGCACGACGCGATGAATGCGGCGCTGCGCATCCGGCCGGACCTGGTCACCGGCTCACGGCTCATCGCGGAGCCGGCGCACCCTGCACCGCGTACGGAACGTACCGTCGACGACTCGTGA
- a CDS encoding GAF domain-containing protein, with protein MSVEEPLSRMPQMRLDELLEELQARINAALGTRDRVHSLLEAVVSVGRELDLPQVLRRIVEAAALLVDAQYGALGVIGPDGRTLSQFLTVGLTEAEIARIGPLPAGHGILGELIRNPEPLRLTDLGTHEASYGFPAHHPPMRTFLGVPIRVRDEVFGNLYLTDKHGGADFDAEDESVIATLSVAAGVAIDNARLYEASQRQQRWLQANAEITNSLLSGSPRLDVLELIARRAQDITGAQLADVSVPVAGTDDLVVELAIGADDEPRRGLVVPVRGTLSGAAYRAGTPVTTTGLAEDDRYTAAPRRFDGLGPAVAVPLGTETRDIRGVLLLARSVGEPVFTEGELEPLRAFAGQAALALELAERRNDAEQLALLEDRDRIARDLHDLAIQRLFATGMTLQSAARLVQHEGAAERVSRAVGDLDETIKIIRSTIFGLRARDEDTGPSLRARVARAVGEAGTTLGFPPRLSMEGLLDTDVPPQVADHVMAALGEALSNVARHAHATRVEVSLQATADEVVLIVTDNGRGIPADGRRSGLSNLEERARSVGGAFDVQAPAEGGTRLLWRAPVAQPG; from the coding sequence GTGAGCGTGGAGGAGCCGCTGTCGCGGATGCCCCAGATGCGGCTCGACGAATTGCTGGAGGAGCTTCAGGCGCGCATCAACGCGGCTCTCGGCACCAGGGACCGGGTGCACAGCCTGCTGGAGGCCGTCGTCTCGGTCGGTCGGGAGTTGGACCTTCCCCAGGTGCTGCGGCGGATCGTGGAAGCGGCGGCGCTGCTCGTCGACGCCCAGTACGGAGCGCTGGGTGTGATCGGCCCCGACGGCCGGACACTGTCGCAGTTCCTCACCGTCGGGCTGACGGAGGCGGAGATCGCCAGGATCGGGCCGCTGCCGGCCGGGCACGGCATCCTGGGCGAGCTCATTCGCAACCCGGAGCCGCTGCGGCTCACCGATCTCGGCACCCACGAGGCGTCGTACGGCTTCCCCGCGCACCACCCGCCGATGCGTACGTTCCTCGGCGTCCCCATCCGCGTACGCGACGAGGTCTTCGGCAACCTCTACCTCACGGACAAGCACGGTGGTGCGGACTTCGACGCCGAGGACGAGTCGGTGATCGCCACGCTGTCGGTGGCCGCGGGTGTGGCGATCGACAATGCCCGACTCTACGAAGCCTCTCAGCGACAGCAGCGCTGGCTGCAGGCGAACGCGGAGATCACCAACAGCCTCCTTTCCGGGAGCCCCCGGCTGGACGTGCTGGAATTGATTGCCCGCCGCGCCCAGGACATCACCGGTGCACAGCTCGCGGATGTGTCCGTGCCCGTCGCCGGTACGGACGACCTCGTCGTGGAACTCGCGATCGGTGCCGACGACGAGCCCCGGCGGGGCCTGGTGGTGCCCGTCCGGGGCACCCTGTCCGGGGCCGCCTACCGGGCGGGCACGCCAGTGACCACGACAGGGCTGGCTGAGGACGACCGGTACACGGCCGCGCCCCGTCGCTTCGACGGTCTCGGCCCGGCCGTGGCCGTTCCCCTGGGCACCGAGACGAGGGACATCCGGGGCGTTCTGCTGCTGGCACGTTCCGTGGGTGAGCCGGTGTTCACCGAGGGGGAGCTCGAACCGCTGCGGGCGTTCGCGGGTCAGGCCGCGCTCGCCCTGGAGCTGGCCGAGCGGCGCAACGACGCCGAACAGCTTGCGCTGCTGGAGGACCGGGACCGCATCGCGCGGGACCTGCACGACCTCGCCATCCAACGGCTGTTCGCGACCGGGATGACCCTGCAGAGCGCCGCACGGCTCGTCCAGCACGAGGGCGCCGCCGAACGCGTCTCGCGTGCCGTCGGAGATCTCGACGAAACGATCAAGATCATTCGTTCCACGATCTTCGGATTGCGGGCCCGTGACGAGGACACGGGTCCGAGCCTTCGCGCTCGCGTGGCGCGTGCCGTGGGCGAGGCCGGCACCACGCTCGGCTTCCCGCCACGCCTGAGCATGGAGGGCCTGCTCGACACCGATGTCCCGCCGCAGGTGGCCGACCACGTCATGGCAGCCCTGGGCGAAGCGCTGAGCAACGTGGCCCGCCACGCGCACGCGACACGCGTCGAGGTGTCCCTGCAGGCCACGGCGGACGAGGTCGTCCTCATCGTCACGGACAACGGCAGGGGCATTCCGGCCGACGGCAGGCGCAGCGGGCTGAGTAACCTGGAGGAGCGGGCCAGGAGTGTGGGTGGGGCCTTCGATGTCCAGGCGCCGGCCGAAGGCGGCACCAGACTCCTCTGGCGGGCGCCGGTCGCCCAGCCGGGATGA
- a CDS encoding universal stress protein produces the protein MTRAIAVGVDGSPESLAAADWAAGEASLRGVPLRIVHAWLWQPLDVPVVQDRETQAKSANAVLREARTHVAARHPGLAVTAEVVADTAVSALLGEAERSEMLVLGSRGHGALLGFLLGSYGQQVIAAATRPVVSVRARDKDAREPEGGEVVVGQQGTPADSDAVLAFAFEAAAARGAVVRAVRAWSLPPVYAYSPGSMYLADQAGGLEPFEKKALGEALAPWRERFPDVPVIEHVEIGSAGQVLLSAASRARLLVVGRRVHRSPVGTRIGSVAHAALHHATCPVAVVPHP, from the coding sequence ATGACCCGCGCCATTGCTGTAGGGGTGGATGGATCACCGGAAAGCCTGGCGGCGGCCGATTGGGCGGCAGGCGAAGCGTCGCTCCGAGGGGTACCGCTGCGTATCGTGCACGCCTGGCTCTGGCAGCCGTTGGACGTGCCCGTCGTCCAGGACCGGGAAACCCAAGCCAAGTCCGCCAACGCCGTCCTGCGTGAGGCCCGGACGCACGTGGCCGCCCGGCACCCCGGCCTTGCCGTGACTGCGGAAGTGGTGGCGGACACGGCGGTTTCCGCTCTCCTCGGCGAGGCGGAGCGGTCCGAGATGCTGGTGCTCGGTTCGCGCGGACACGGCGCCCTCCTCGGCTTTCTGCTCGGCTCGTACGGCCAGCAGGTGATCGCCGCCGCCACCCGGCCCGTGGTGTCGGTCCGCGCGCGGGACAAGGACGCGCGGGAGCCGGAGGGCGGCGAGGTCGTCGTGGGCCAGCAGGGCACGCCGGCGGACAGCGACGCGGTGCTGGCATTCGCCTTCGAGGCAGCAGCCGCACGAGGCGCGGTGGTGCGCGCGGTGCGGGCCTGGAGCCTGCCTCCTGTCTATGCCTACAGTCCCGGTTCGATGTATCTGGCGGACCAGGCCGGAGGGCTGGAACCGTTCGAGAAGAAGGCATTGGGAGAGGCGCTCGCTCCTTGGCGGGAGCGGTTCCCGGATGTGCCGGTGATCGAGCACGTCGAGATCGGCAGTGCCGGACAGGTGCTGCTCTCGGCCGCCTCACGTGCACGGTTGCTCGTAGTCGGTCGTCGGGTACACCGCTCCCCCGTCGGGACCCGCATCGGGTCGGTCGCCCACGCCGCCCTGCACCATGCCACCTGCCCCGTCGCGGTCGTCCCGCACCCCTGA
- a CDS encoding pirin family protein, translating into MSNLDRQAVPSVCGGRGFVVAEPVRELLSPRRVQLGESTEVRRLLPNLGRRMVGAWAFVDHYGPDDIADEPGMQVPPHPHMGLQTVSWLHEGEVLHRDSTGSLQTVRPRELGLMTSGQAISHSEESPRPHARFLHGAQLWVALPDAHRHVEPHFQHHADLPHVTAPGLTATVILGDLDGARSPGTIYSPLVGADLTLTGGTETNLPLDPDFEYAVLSMSGEAHVDDVPVLPGSMLYLGCGRTSLPLRATSDAGLMLLGGEPFEEEIVMWWNFVGRSHDEIARARDDWTTGTRFGEVYGYDGGRLPAPALPPVTLKPRGRVR; encoded by the coding sequence ATGAGCAACCTTGATCGTCAGGCCGTGCCGTCCGTGTGCGGCGGCCGCGGATTCGTCGTCGCGGAGCCGGTGCGCGAGCTCCTCAGCCCCCGCCGCGTACAGCTCGGTGAATCCACCGAGGTGCGCCGCCTGCTGCCCAACCTCGGCCGCCGCATGGTCGGCGCCTGGGCGTTCGTCGACCACTACGGGCCCGACGACATCGCCGACGAACCCGGCATGCAGGTGCCGCCCCACCCGCACATGGGCCTCCAGACCGTCAGCTGGCTCCACGAGGGCGAGGTCCTGCACCGCGACAGCACGGGCAGCCTCCAGACGGTACGCCCGCGCGAACTGGGCCTGATGACCTCCGGCCAGGCCATCTCCCACTCCGAGGAGAGCCCCCGCCCCCACGCCCGCTTCCTGCACGGCGCCCAGCTGTGGGTGGCCCTGCCCGACGCCCACCGCCACGTCGAGCCCCACTTCCAGCACCACGCGGACCTCCCCCACGTCACGGCGCCCGGCCTGACGGCCACCGTCATCCTCGGCGACCTCGACGGCGCACGCTCACCCGGCACCATCTACAGCCCTCTGGTCGGCGCCGACCTCACGCTCACCGGCGGCACGGAAACGAACCTGCCGCTCGACCCCGACTTCGAGTACGCGGTCCTCTCCATGTCCGGCGAGGCCCACGTCGACGACGTCCCCGTCCTGCCCGGCTCGATGCTCTACCTCGGCTGCGGCCGCACCTCCCTCCCTCTGCGCGCCACCTCGGACGCGGGCCTGATGCTCCTGGGCGGCGAGCCCTTCGAGGAGGAGATCGTCATGTGGTGGAACTTCGTGGGCCGCTCCCACGACGAGATCGCCCGCGCCCGCGACGACTGGACGACCGGCACCCGCTTCGGCGAAGTGTACGGCTACGACGGCGGCCGCCTCCCGGCCCCCGCACTCCCGCCGGTAACGCTGAAACCGCGGGGGAGGGTGCGCTGA
- a CDS encoding HAD-IA family hydrolase, whose amino-acid sequence MRRVAGVVFDTDGVITDSARVHAAAWKASFDACLKAHPPADPYERRPFDRDDYLRYVDGKSRMDGAASFLASRGLALPLGALTDPPGTDTVGAVAAYKEQLFTDQLRAGGIEAYPGTLLLLRHLRGRGVAMAAASASRHARDLLSLSGVLPYFAAVVDGAEASRLGLPGKPAPDLFLEAADRLGLPPGRTAVIEDSLAGVEAGRRGGFRLVVGVDRSAGSGTRAALLGRGADTVVDDLSELLTDSFEE is encoded by the coding sequence ATGCGCCGCGTGGCAGGTGTCGTCTTCGACACGGACGGCGTGATCACCGACTCGGCACGTGTTCATGCGGCCGCGTGGAAGGCATCCTTCGATGCCTGCCTGAAGGCCCACCCTCCGGCCGACCCGTACGAACGGCGGCCGTTCGACAGGGACGACTACCTGCGGTACGTCGACGGCAAGTCCCGCATGGACGGTGCCGCTTCCTTCCTCGCCTCACGCGGCCTCGCCCTGCCGCTCGGCGCTCTCACGGATCCCCCCGGTACGGACACCGTGGGTGCCGTGGCCGCATACAAGGAGCAGCTCTTCACCGACCAGCTCCGGGCGGGGGGAATCGAGGCGTACCCGGGCACCCTGCTCCTGCTGCGGCATCTGCGGGGGCGCGGGGTGGCCATGGCGGCCGCGTCCGCTTCCCGGCACGCCAGGGATCTGCTCAGCCTGTCCGGTGTCCTGCCGTACTTCGCCGCCGTGGTGGACGGAGCCGAAGCGTCCCGCCTCGGACTGCCGGGAAAACCGGCTCCCGACCTCTTCCTCGAGGCGGCGGACCGGCTGGGCCTTCCGCCCGGTCGGACGGCCGTGATCGAGGACTCCCTGGCGGGAGTGGAGGCGGGCAGACGAGGTGGCTTTCGCCTGGTGGTCGGCGTGGACCGCAGCGCCGGGTCCGGCACGCGTGCCGCGCTGCTCGGCCGAGGTGCGGACACCGTGGTCGACGACCTTTCCGAACTGCTCACCGACTCCTTCGAGGAATGA